A stretch of DNA from Candidatus Saccharibacteria bacterium oral taxon 488:
GCTCATTTATAGATTCTCCTGTCTGATTCGTTTCATAGCGAGCAGAATCAGCTTGCCAATATCCTCATACTCAATTTCGTCCAGCGCCTCATGAAAGGTAAACCACGCCAGGCCATTCATCCAGTCTTCTTTTTGCAGTTTTTCGTCCGGATCAAGCGCCTTCATCAGGTACACTTGCTGCGAAATCAACACTAACTTATCGAGTCGGCGGTAGCGAAAATTAATTTTGCCCAGCCAACCGCACACCTCGATGTTCTTGAGGCCAGCTTCCTCACCAACCTCACGCTTGGCGGCGGCCTGCGCTGTCTCGCCCGGCTCAACGTGACCCTTAGGAATTGTCCAGCGATCCCGCGCGTCTTGGTAGAGCAGAAACTCAACATCACCCTTTTTATTGCGTCGAAACACCACGCCGCCGGCGGTTGGCTCGCGAACTATTTCTTGGATTGACGGTTTTTTGCGACCGCCAAAATATTTCTTGATATGATCAAAGCTGCTTGTCTTCATCGGCATCCTCTTGAAGGGAGCGATACGCCGTGCCGAGCACACCGTTCACAAATTTCCCTGAGTTATCCGAACCAAACGTTTTTGCCAGTTCCACTGCTTCGTTGATAGCCACTTTTGGTGGCACCGCCGCCCGAGAAAACAATAATTCATACAGCCCGAGCCGTAGTACTGTCCGGTCAATTCGCGATATCTGCTCAATTGGCCATTCTGGCGCCAGCGGACGAAGCTTAGCATCAAGCGCCGTCTTGTGCGCGGTGACGCCATCGATCAGACTTCGTACAAACTTAACATCATCGACTGACGATTTGTATTTCTCAAGATTGCGCGTCAAGATATCGGCGACATCAACCTCGCTGTCGCCAACTTCCTGGCGAAACTCAATCTCGTATAACGTCTGCAACGCGACGATTCGTCCCAAATGACGGTTTGAAGCCATGACAAAAACGTTCCTGTTCGTGTTAGTTTACTTTGTGCTCTTGCTACCAGTCTCACGTTTGGTCGTCTTGACCTTCACTGGTGACGTCCCGTTGACGCGGCGTGCTAATTTCAGTACCAAGTGGCTGCGACGCAGACCGGTCTTGCGCGGACTGCTCTGCTTTTTTGGTTGTGCCATAGAAAAATCTCCTTTATTTCAGTTTATCGTAACACTTGGGCTTCATTATACTGGTTTTTGATAGATTTCTCAAGGGGATGTGAGGTGGTGGCAGTGAGTTATTGACTTTATTAAGTGTTTATGATATTATTAAAGACATCATACCCAACCACTAAGCAAGGATATTTTACGATGAGCAATTTATTACACAACTGGATCGCTGAGATAACCCCAGAAACACCAGAGCAGGCAGCGAAGTGGCGCGGCACGTTAGCTAAAGTGGGCGCTGCGACCGTGGGTGTGGTAATGATTACATTTGGACACAACCTTGCCACTCAGCACTTAGGTAGTGCCGAGAAGGAATCAATGAATCATATTACCGACACCGGAACCCTTATCGTGGAAGGCGGCGCCCAGATACGCGATACCGGCGGAGTTACCGATGATAACCTTTTAGCAACTTTTACGTCAACGGGGAAACTAGAAATCGCTGTGACTGATGGCGTCTGGCGTAATGACAACCCGAACAGTGGACCGTGGATTTGCATAACCGAAAGCACTGCTGGCCAAGCCATGCCCGGAATAGGACTAGATCCCAACAACAAAGACAACCTCGTATGTATTAACAGCGAGAAAGTATCGCTACCTGATGCTTAAACAGTATAATATATCTAGACAACAATATTCACTAACTTCCCCGGTATATAAATCACCTTTTTCGGTGTCCGGGCGTCGAGATAGGCGCAAACTTTTTCATCAGCCAGCGCCGCTTGCTCAACAGCATCCTTGTCGGTATCGGCTGGTAATTCCAATTTAGCACGAAGCTTGCCATTGACCTGGACGATGATAGTCATCACATCACTCGCCAGATATTTTTCATCCCATTTCGGCCAGTGATTGACATGAATGGTATCAGTATGACCCAATTCCTGCCACAATTCCTCAGTGATATGCGGCGCAAATGGCGCCAAGATTTGCAGCAGACTTTCTAAGGTAAACCGCCACGTTTCTGACGCTTGCATGCCATGTGATTCTTTGAACTTGTATAAACCATTAACCATTTCCATCATCGCCGCCACTGCCGTGTTGAATTTTTCGTCCTCGATATCGCGGGTGACTTTCTTGATAGTGAGGTTAGTGAGGCGCAACAGCTCCGCGGCTACATCACCATCCTCTTCCAGAGTACACTCTTCGCTCAAATCTCCACTGGAGATTTCTCGCGAGCGTTCGGCTGAAGCGTCCGCTATTCGCGAATACTTCACAGCCTCTGTCAGAGGAGGTAATGTAGCCGCCCCAACAAACTCCTGCACCAAATTCCACACTCGGTTTAAGAACCGATACGTCCCCGGTACCCCGCGCGGATCCCACGGTGCATCCATATCGTACGGCGCGATGAACATCTCGTAAACACGCAGCGCATCGGCACCGTAACCACTGTCCATAATCTCCATCGGGTCGATGACGTTACCCTTGGACTTACTCATCTTTTGACCGTCTGGCGCCATAATGTAAGCGTTATACATCATCCGCTTGAACGGCTCCGGCGTCGGCACTAGACCGAGTTTATAGAAAAAGCGCATCCAAAAACGACTATACAATAGGTGTGCTACCGCATGATCGGCGCCATTGTAATAATCAACTGGCGCCCAGTATTTGATCAGCTCTGGATCCCACGCCTGAGCGTCATTGTGCGGGTCAAGATAGCGCAGGAAATACCAACTGGAGCAGGCATAGCCGTCCAGCGTGTCAGTTTCGCGTCGGCCTTCATGCCAATTGTCGCCCGCCGGCTTTGGCTCGGTGATCGGCACAGTTTTGCCCGTCTCAACATCAACCCACACACGCACCCAGTCATCAACTTGCGCTAGGACCGACGTATTACCACCCGTCGGCTTGAAATTCTCGACTTCTGGCAAAATCACCGGCAAGCATTCGTCCGCTACAGCAATTGGCTCAAAACCATCGACATGCACCATCGGAATTGGCGCACCCCAGTACCGCTGGCGAGAAATCAGCCAATCGCGCATTTTGTAAGTAGTTTTACCACGACCAGATCCCTGCTGTTCCAGCCACGCTACGATTTGCTCGCGGGCTTCGCTCGTCGGTACACCATCAAAGGCGCCCGAGTTGACGAGTACACCCTCTTTAGTACTGAATTCGTCTTTTCGTCCAGAGAGGTAGGCACGCCATCCGAAAAGGTGATGTTCCCATTTGATACGCTTCTCAACCTCATTCTTATCAACCCACTCAATAGTATGTTTACCGCTCTCAATCTCGCTCTCTATCTGTGTGTCATCAGCGAGTATGACTTCATAGAAAGCTCCCCACGTTTTTTGATTCTTATTTTTTGTATGCCGATAGCCGTTACGCGCGATAATCGGTGAGACTTGGCGAATCGACGCAATGTTGATATAACCCGTCTCCTCTCGAACTTCACGGCGCAGCGCATCCTCCAGCGATTTATCTTCTGGCTCTACGCCGCCGCCAACAAAGTGTACGTGATCGCCTCCCTCAATCTGCAATAAATACTTACCATCAGCCCGAGTAACAATCGCATCGACAACCGGTCGTTTAATTTGCTCAACGTCAGCACGTACTGCGCCCGGGCCTTCAGATAATTCCTCATACTCAGCCACTACTTGGATAATCGGTAGGTCATACTTTTTCGCAAATTCATAGTCACGTTCATCATGCGCCGGCACCGCCATAATTGCGCCAGTGCCGTAACCACCGAGGATATAGTCTGCTACCCAAATTGGTACTTTCTGGCCGTTGACTGGATTGATAGCATAACTACCAGTAAATACGCCGGTTTTATCTTTATTTTCCTGGCGTTCAACGTCAGATTTCTGCTGCGCCGCCATCACATAAGCCTCAACTGCTTGGCGCGTGTCGGCATTAACCAGCTGAGACACTAATGGATGTTCTGGCGCCAGCGCCACATACGTCGCGCCAAACAGCGTGTCGGGGCGCGTAGTGAAAACAGTTATGACGTCGTCGCGGCCTTCAACCGCAAACTCAACCTCCGCACCAACCGACCGGCCGATCCAATTTTTCTGCATGGTTTTGACCATGTCCGTCCAGTCTAGGTCATCAGTCGCCTCCAAAATCTCATCAGCATAGGCGGTGATACGGAAGAACCACTGTTTGAGGTTGCGCTTGGTGACGGGGTTACCGCAGCGCCAACATTTGCCGCCCTCAACTTGCTCGTTAGCTAGCACCGTATTGTCGGTATCGCACCACCACTGCGGCTGCTCTTTTTGGTATGCCAAATCGTGCTTGTATAGCTGCGTAAAAATCCACTGGGTCCACTTGTAATACTCGGGGTCAGCGGTAGAAATCTCCTTTGACCAATCATAACTAAAGCCGAGTCGCTTCAGTTGAGCAATGAAATGAGCCTTGGCTTCGTCATGCGCCACTCGCGGTGTTTTACCAACCTTGATGGCGTAATTTTCCACCGGCAGCCCGAAGCTATCCCAACCAATTGGATGATAAGTATTATAGCCCTGTTGGCGCTTGAGGCGCGCTTTAATGTCGGCAAACTGAAACGTCCGACCATGACCGATGTGAATACCCGCGCCAGTGATACCAGGAAGCATGCTGAGACTATAATACTTTGGGCGCGTCGTATCACTAAGGTCGGTGACATACGTACCGTCAGCCTCCCATTTATCTTGCCATTTTTTCTCAATTTCCGTAGGATTGTAGCGTCTCATACTCCTTAGTATATCATCTCTCGACGCTAGTGTCGGTGTCTTCATCGTTCTCATCCGTGGAGGTACCACCCCT
This window harbors:
- a CDS encoding NUDIX domain-containing protein, translating into MPMKTSSFDHIKKYFGGRKKPSIQEIVREPTAGGVVFRRNKKGDVEFLLYQDARDRWTIPKGHVEPGETAQAAAKREVGEEAGLKNIEVCGWLGKINFRYRRLDKLVLISQQVYLMKALDPDEKLQKEDWMNGLAWFTFHEALDEIEYEDIGKLILLAMKRIRQENL
- the nusB gene encoding transcription antitermination factor NusB → MASNRHLGRIVALQTLYEIEFRQEVGDSEVDVADILTRNLEKYKSSVDDVKFVRSLIDGVTAHKTALDAKLRPLAPEWPIEQISRIDRTVLRLGLYELLFSRAAVPPKVAINEAVELAKTFGSDNSGKFVNGVLGTAYRSLQEDADEDKQL
- a CDS encoding NUDIX domain-containing protein; protein product: MKTPTLASRDDILRSMRRYNPTEIEKKWQDKWEADGTYVTDLSDTTRPKYYSLSMLPGITGAGIHIGHGRTFQFADIKARLKRQQGYNTYHPIGWDSFGLPVENYAIKVGKTPRVAHDEAKAHFIAQLKRLGFSYDWSKEISTADPEYYKWTQWIFTQLYKHDLAYQKEQPQWWCDTDNTVLANEQVEGGKCWRCGNPVTKRNLKQWFFRITAYADEILEATDDLDWTDMVKTMQKNWIGRSVGAEVEFAVEGRDDVITVFTTRPDTLFGATYVALAPEHPLVSQLVNADTRQAVEAYVMAAQQKSDVERQENKDKTGVFTGSYAINPVNGQKVPIWVADYILGGYGTGAIMAVPAHDERDYEFAKKYDLPIIQVVAEYEELSEGPGAVRADVEQIKRPVVDAIVTRADGKYLLQIEGGDHVHFVGGGVEPEDKSLEDALRREVREETGYINIASIRQVSPIIARNGYRHTKNKNQKTWGAFYEVILADDTQIESEIESGKHTIEWVDKNEVEKRIKWEHHLFGWRAYLSGRKDEFSTKEGVLVNSGAFDGVPTSEAREQIVAWLEQQGSGRGKTTYKMRDWLISRQRYWGAPIPMVHVDGFEPIAVADECLPVILPEVENFKPTGGNTSVLAQVDDWVRVWVDVETGKTVPITEPKPAGDNWHEGRRETDTLDGYACSSWYFLRYLDPHNDAQAWDPELIKYWAPVDYYNGADHAVAHLLYSRFWMRFFYKLGLVPTPEPFKRMMYNAYIMAPDGQKMSKSKGNVIDPMEIMDSGYGADALRVYEMFIAPYDMDAPWDPRGVPGTYRFLNRVWNLVQEFVGAATLPPLTEAVKYSRIADASAERSREISSGDLSEECTLEEDGDVAAELLRLTNLTIKKVTRDIEDEKFNTAVAAMMEMVNGLYKFKESHGMQASETWRFTLESLLQILAPFAPHITEELWQELGHTDTIHVNHWPKWDEKYLASDVMTIIVQVNGKLRAKLELPADTDKDAVEQAALADEKVCAYLDARTPKKVIYIPGKLVNIVV